CCAAGGGAGTTAAGATTTTGGTTTCCAGGCGGTTAAAACAAAAGCCTTCCTTGAAATAAATACCGGTGAGGGCGGCAAAGACAAACCCCACGCCCAAGAGGGTTAGGGGGTGGTGGTAGACATAGAGGGCTAAGGGATCGGGCTGGCTCAGGCGCAGGATCAGGGCGCTGGCGCTGCCGATGGCCCAAAAGACTTGGAGCAGCCGGTGCAGGGGGCGCAGGTAAATGTGAATGGTCCACAGGCTCAGGCCCAGGCCCAGGCAAAAGCCCCCCAGGAGCCAATCCACCATGGCTAAAGCGCCATACTGTTCCCCTTGCCAGATCACCAAACCGGTGGCCACCCCACAACACAGGGCAGCAACGGCTAATCCGGCGCGGTAGAGGCGAACTTCGGTGCGATCGTGGGGGGTAATGGTGAAGGAACCAAATTGGCCTTGATAAACGGGGCTGGGGCTGTCCATGGTGTACCAGAGTTAAGGGGTGTACCAGAGTTAAGGATTGGGGGAATCTGTGGGATTCGGGGTCGTGGGTCCGCTGGTTGGGTCTGCTGGCTGGGACCGCTGGCTGGGGCATATTGCAGCAGTCTGTGATGCAGCGTTTGCTGCCGTGATTGCTGGGTCTATTTTAGATTACTGTTGGAGGTCTACGGCCCTTTTCCCTGAATGTCTACCCCTGAATGTCTATCCCTGAATGTCTACCCCTGAATGTCTATCCCTATGGTTGTCCCGTCTTGCGCCGATCGGCCCCTCCAACATCGCACCGTTGTCATTACCGGTAGCACCCGTGGTATTGGCTTAATCATGGCCCAGGCTATGGCCGAGGCTGGGTCCAATGTGGTGATTTCCTCCCGATCCCAAGGGGCGATCGCTGCGGTGCTGCCCCAACTCCAGGCCATTCCCCAGGCCCAGGTTTTAGGGGTGCCCTGTGATATCACCGACTTCGATCAGGTGCAACAGTTGGGACAGCGAACCCTCGATCGTTTCGGCTCCGTGGATGTCTGGTTCAACAATGCCGCCACCACCTGCCCCTTTGGTCCCGTCTTAGACATACCCATGGCCCAATGGCGACAGGTCATCGAAACCAATGTCATCGGCACCTACCATGGCACCACCGTGGCCCTAGAACGGATGCTACCCCAGGGCCGGGGCACGATTATCAACCTCTTGGGGGCGGGCACCAATGACACCGCCAACGGTTACCTCAGTGCCTACACGGCCTCTAAGGCAGCGGTGCAGCGGTTTACCCAGGTGGCTGCTGATGACTATAAGGACAGTGGCATTAAAGTTTGCGGTTTCAATCCCGGCCTGGTGCCCACGGATCTGACCCTGAAGATCCACCCCCTCAACGCCGAAGCCCAACGCCGTCTCCAGATCCTCAAGTTTGGTTTGCGCTGGTTGTCTACGGATCCCACAGCCATTGCGAGCCGATCGGTGTCGTTGGCGATCGATAGCCCCGATATCAAGTCTGGCCACACCTATCGCTGTTTTCCCAGTGTGGCTTTGCGCCTACAACGGGCCTTCTCTGCCCAAGCCTAGGCTCGCTCAAGCCAATCTATAGCTACAGCGTTTTGCTCAGACTTGCTACAGGGCTTGTAGCACCCGCATCTTAACGCCACCCTTGGGGGAGAGGGTGAATCCCCGCCGTTGATAGACCACAGGCTTGGATTCTGCCAACTCTAGCTCAAAATGCTGGAGGATCGTGGCTAAGACTAAGCGCAGTTCCATTTCCGCCAGGGCATAGCCTAAACAGCGTCGATTGCCACCCCCAAACGGCAGATATTCGTAGGGGGAGTAGGTACGATCGAGGAAGCGATCGGGATTAAACTGCTGGGGATTGGGATAGATTTCCTCACGGTGGTGGAGTAAGTAGCCACTGATATAGATCAGGTGACTTGTGTCAAACTGATACCCTCCTAATACCATGGATTCCTGGGGAATACGGGGAAAGAGGCTGGGAATGACGGGATACTTGCGGAGGACTTCCTGGGACACTGCCTTGAGGTAGGGCAACTGGATCAGCGCCAAGGGATCCGTGCTGGCCGGTACCGTGGCCAAATCCTGGTGCAGACGGTCTTTAATGGCAGGATTATGGTGTATTTCGTAGATAGCCCAGGCTAAAATGGTGGCAGTGGTCTCATGGCCCGCAAACATTAAGGTCAGCATCTCGTCCCGCAGTTCTGGATCGCTGAGGGCTTCTCCCTGTTCATCCCGTGCCTCCATCATCAAACTGAGGATATCGGTGCGCTGACTGAGGTCTTGCGATCGCCGTTCCTCAATTTCCGCCTGGAGTAAATCGTAAATCTGTTGCCGTTGGTTCCGCATCGCCCCCCAGGGACTATATTTCCCCCAATCCACCTGTAAAACGCGAAGAAATAAAATACTAGATCGCAGGGGGGAGTCAATGAGATCTAACCATTGCACCAGGATTGCCTTCAGGGTTTTATAACGTGGGCCTTGATTCAAGCCAAAAATGACTTGAATAATGACTTCTAGGGTAATATCCTGCATGAACGATCGCGCTACGAACCTTTGCCCTGGTTGCCAGTGCTGGAGGGCGGTCAGGGTGATCTGGCGAATTTGGTGACTGTAGGTTTTGAGGCGATCGCCGTGGAACGAGGGCATCAGCAACTTACGTTCCCGGCGGTGGCGATCGCCGTCCATTAAGATCAGGGAATTGACTCCCAGCAGTGGTTCCGCTAGCAGGTTGCCGCGACCCACATCAAACCGAAAATCCTGGCTCAGGATCTCCTCCGCCACAACCGGATCCCCCACCAGGACACCACGGGCCAAGCCCCAAAAATCTAACTCAAACACATCTCCATAGCGTTGACGATTCTCTGCCTGAAACTCCAAGGGTCCTTGAATCCATCGCCACAGTTGCCACCAATTGGGCAGGTCAACGTTTGGGACGGTTAGGGGAGTCGTGGCAGGGCTGAGGGGGGACACAGGGGAAGGGTTCATGGGGAGTTCAACCATGGGAGTTCAAAATTAGGGTATCAACTTAAGCCGGGACAGTGGGGCGCGGAGCGCCCCACTGTCCCGTTAATCTTGTCCCGCTTAAAGCGGGAACCCCAAAATTACCGAAAATCTGGGTCTAAAGCCCCGTCCTTCTAGGACGGCTTTTCTTCCTGCAACCGATCTATCCAGTCTTCCCCAAGCTGGGTCATAGTCTTCTCTCTCTGTTCCCCATCTTTGCTATCATGGTTAGCATATCGAAAAGTCTGGGTTGGGGCTAACCCAAGACTCTAAATGGACAAA
The nucleotide sequence above comes from Prochlorothrix hollandica PCC 9006 = CALU 1027. Encoded proteins:
- a CDS encoding DUF2301 domain-containing membrane protein, which codes for MDSPSPVYQGQFGSFTITPHDRTEVRLYRAGLAVAALCCGVATGLVIWQGEQYGALAMVDWLLGGFCLGLGLSLWTIHIYLRPLHRLLQVFWAIGSASALILRLSQPDPLALYVYHHPLTLLGVGFVFAALTGIYFKEGFCFNRLETKILTPLVPALLLGHLAGVLSPSLKLALLGIWAVLFLIFSARKLIQEIPADIGDKSVFDHLQQQRLQTQTP
- a CDS encoding SDR family NAD(P)-dependent oxidoreductase; this translates as MVVPSCADRPLQHRTVVITGSTRGIGLIMAQAMAEAGSNVVISSRSQGAIAAVLPQLQAIPQAQVLGVPCDITDFDQVQQLGQRTLDRFGSVDVWFNNAATTCPFGPVLDIPMAQWRQVIETNVIGTYHGTTVALERMLPQGRGTIINLLGAGTNDTANGYLSAYTASKAAVQRFTQVAADDYKDSGIKVCGFNPGLVPTDLTLKIHPLNAEAQRRLQILKFGLRWLSTDPTAIASRSVSLAIDSPDIKSGHTYRCFPSVALRLQRAFSAQA
- a CDS encoding cytochrome P450, which codes for MNPSPVSPLSPATTPLTVPNVDLPNWWQLWRWIQGPLEFQAENRQRYGDVFELDFWGLARGVLVGDPVVAEEILSQDFRFDVGRGNLLAEPLLGVNSLILMDGDRHRRERKLLMPSFHGDRLKTYSHQIRQITLTALQHWQPGQRFVARSFMQDITLEVIIQVIFGLNQGPRYKTLKAILVQWLDLIDSPLRSSILFLRVLQVDWGKYSPWGAMRNQRQQIYDLLQAEIEERRSQDLSQRTDILSLMMEARDEQGEALSDPELRDEMLTLMFAGHETTATILAWAIYEIHHNPAIKDRLHQDLATVPASTDPLALIQLPYLKAVSQEVLRKYPVIPSLFPRIPQESMVLGGYQFDTSHLIYISGYLLHHREEIYPNPQQFNPDRFLDRTYSPYEYLPFGGGNRRCLGYALAEMELRLVLATILQHFELELAESKPVVYQRRGFTLSPKGGVKMRVLQAL